A region of the Salvia splendens isolate huo1 chromosome 11, SspV2, whole genome shotgun sequence genome:
cgacttcggcctcccgctccagcggctcggcctcaccctctccgttgtaagtcgaagcgggtgaaacgggtcccacggaggcaaagatagcctccaggttctcgtcccgatcagctcgacaactccggactcggtctgcagaaagcaggaccgaagatgaagcgagctcctcaaggagcggcagattctgaagccgagctgctatctctcggctgtacagaggcagtacgacgtcggccccctgctcgcccttatcggcaattagccttaccagactaccgacaaaagccgagaactggctactcaaaaagagtttctccgtgtaaacacggagagcctccccctgggcaaccacggcggcagcatcactccgtttcgtctgctctcgctggatgacgagctggtttttggcaaactgagcttcatcctgggccgaaatcctagcagctctggctttctcaaagtttgcctcggcctgctcggcccggtgacaagcagccgccaatttcctctgcatctcagcatagtcgttggacgctttggagagttcgacggcgacgagcttggagagcatatcgttcctctgaaaatggataaggaaaaaagtcaacagagggcaccaaaaatacaggacagaagccaagccaaagaatcaagaagacaatgcacctcggcgaagtccgtgggccataaaaatggctcacagatatgctccgaaggaggcgccaagaccacgtctttctctggcgctctcgggggcttctgggtcttccccttcctacttgccgaagtcgactccggcttctttggacccgaagaggtcttttgcctcttcggattcttctcggcatcaggcgccgagttggtagccttctctttctccggctcctcaagctcggaggactttcggatagccttattcagcatgaacactgccaaaaagcaagaaaacaaggttagttttcttcgttaaagcagtagagcataaagataaagagaaatcctcaccctcggcctcttcgtccgaagacgagatattgaacacgaggtcgcccttgacgagctcagtttccgaatactgtttcctaatcataggaatcttattgagctcgccctcgagctcggccaacggttctaaccgaggatggggaatcacggacttcggccttctccaaggaaagcccggagccgaagtcctattataaaaaaagaaacggttttgccatttcggccacttggttctgcagaaggccctaaaaggctgtaaggggatcaagtaaaaccaagatcccttccttttaaactggaaaaaattaaggattgccctcagagacagatccttatctagcctacgcagttcggcagcaaaagccgataagtgcctccaagagttcggagtcacctgacctaaagggagttgaaaaaaatcaagaagctctacaaaaggtgggggaagaggaaaacgaagcccgcattctaagcaggcttcgtaaacggtggcataaccctccggcgggtcgttagccctatgatcatcgtcgggaaccaccgccttccccccaggtaaaaaatatttctcgtgaagggatatcacagtatccttactcaagatactgtgaaaatactctacggtcttctccccggattctttccggctagaagaccccttatcccctttcctaccgctacccgacaccgaagaagaagaagaagacatttttcttactttttgaaagtgaagaaagtctgaagaagctcttgaaagcggaagaaaatttctcgagaaagagagagtatagaagacgcaacagcaaaggtgttcaaatgaggaagaaagagcatatttatcagattcggcgaagatttcaaaatcgtcgcaccgtttcgaatcccaccttttcaggattcaacggccggattttactgtcgcatttaatgcagtcacatgcaaggcatgtcccctgacgtcagcctcccccgtacttTTATCCAGAAtaccgaagtgactcgcttcgccgaagtgattcacttcgtctttcggggggggtagtgatggggtacgaactaaacaagcccaacagcagtgacggcccatcagcccaaagcccaaggaagagtatgagttcggcattaccaaagagttcggaggagttcggcattaccaaagagttcggcctcagcctacagctcggtaaaagccaaccaatcaagctctgctcttaggtcggcatcaagctctactctcagatcggcaaccaaagcagttcggtctcagtaagagttcggcctcagcctacagctcggcaaaagccaaccaatcaagctctgctcttaggtcggcatcaagctctactctcagatcggcaaccaaagcagttcggtctcagttttcgaccgaacaaggagttagtggacccatacaggatttccacaacttccaacacacccactaccacgtggcgtcaactcaggccacgatcttaggccatgacctacacgacctccacgacctagagtgatgatgtaagccacgatcttagttcaatgtataaatagaacttagatctggtagaaagaggttagaatctctctagagaaataatcatatagcaagtctgtgttgtaagctgtaattcgcagatcaagcaatacaaacctgcccccatttctccccgtggacgtagatttacctcagtaaatcgaaccacgtaaaattctctgtgtcgtaatttatttttacgagcattcatcatcatcaaaaattcgctgaATCATCAGCTCGCGAGAGCACGCCACGTGACGTGCTGTGGTGTCGGCCGCGTatgacaattttaatttatttatttttgaaattaaGATCAGTAAAAGATTTAACTTTCTCAAATGTTAATGTGTTTTTCGTTTTTTATCATCCAATTTGTCCTAAACTAATCTATATATACCTCACTAATCACATAAtcttttttgcaaaaaaaactCATTATCTACTTCATCGCTTAAAATCATTGTAATTTTAGAATTTGAATTATgtcattttcaaaaaaaattataataaaattttcaaattttgtaataatttaaattaaacttattgggaaaaaagaaatgaaattggTGGAACTCATGAAAATTTAAGAGTATGCACTTGAAACACTAGTAGTTGTatactttaaaaaaatcatttatcCGTTTGAAACACTAGTAGTTGTGTACTGTTGGATTTTTTGTTTGTAGTGCATACTTTGAAAATTTTTGTTCTTTAACTTTTCATATTATTGTCGATACATTAAATTTAGAAGTGTACTTTGTTGGTAAAGGGTCCACAACCGAGATCATGCGTTGTAAGATACTATTCATCAATCTCAATTATTAGTTGTTAAGAGCATTAGTGGAGCGCCCTAAGGcacgccacgtcatcagttttatcatcatacccccacctgcagtggggcgctctaaggcgcgccctatgacgcgccacgtcatcagttatattattgttttgtttaattaatttaaatgttttcaaatatagtGTGCAAacgaaaattaacaaaaaaagaacAAGTAACTAAAAACCGGCGAAGATTGATTAAAAAacaagttacacgattcaagtttACACAAAAAATcggctaatctacgcaattcccaacttccgacgcagctcatcgatcaacgcCCGAAGATATTCAGCTTCTtcggggtccgtacacttcttgagggtcTTGTGcatctgcaacatcgtcctcgCAATCGAGGCTGTTGCCAACTGGTCGTACGCGGCGGCCGTCGAGGTCAGGGTCGGGGTCGGGGTCAGGAACAGCGATGGGGTtgcggcggtcgaggatgatgtcgccgacgccttccccttggccttcgcagccttgacgcctatgggacgccgggaggacatcggtgtcccggaactctcttcctccgtgtacgtccggttgaggtcaaccagACGATTACCGCtgtcgctgctcgtgtaaccaccagattcggtggtcttcgtcctctttacCGCCCCGGTGTGCACAATCCCGCCTTGAAACTTCTGCTTGttcctcaagagcgcccagatggcctcgtgcttgaactcgtcatacagggactggtacgacaacagcgctttggagcgcacgtcgctcaagctctcgccgctcccctgcccccacgcgcacttctcgtactccgccgagaacaggttgatttgcttcttcacctggtcctagtgcttgcggagctgctcccgttggcgtTTGTACGctctcggcggcttcgcctcattgtagcgctcgacaatgcgctcccagtacgcgatctgcctctggttgttcgcgaatatcgggtcctccgatatatccacccaacacctcgccaatatgagggtttcatccggcgcGTAGTttgtacggccgggggcgtactcttcacataCTTTCGaaggtggcaacttgtacgcgCACTGCCAGTTCCGCTTCTTTTTTGCTGGGGCGGCGGATGGGGCGGCCtcggcggcggcgcggcgggagggggcgacgggtcggtttggtgacggctccatgtcagacaaatcATACGATTCCGTGTTGAATTcaggatcgtactgcgtgttagCGGCGAATGATcgatattcgtcgggttctgtacccggccaacgcgcctcacCACTTAACAGCGGACTGTTGGGACTtgatgaatccatttcgtagtaataaaaaatgtgagtttcgagagtggaatcgcgaaatgaaatgttacaaatgaagggtatttataaaaaaaccaaACCGCGTGTCATCATCCGCCACCATCGTCCGCGGAGCCCATAATgaggcggacgatagcgcggacgataacctatcgtccgcgacatcgtccgccgctcccacaatggcgcggacgatagcctatcgtccgcgctatacgcCGCGGACGATGGATTGACCGTGAGCAACGAGAGCGCCCGATGGCAggcacccacaatggtgccatcgggcgccccattgtgggtgccctaaGTGTATTTCGTCAAACTTTATGGAACTGATCATATTTTGTAAGAAAGTATTTTAGCAATAGATGTCACGTGTATTTCATTAAGCTTGATGGAACTGATTATACTCTCTGCATCTCCTTCTAAAAACACCCGGCCGTGAGTTTCCACCTGcaagtgtttcgatcaaactccAACGACTGGCTTTTATCTGTGAATGACAAAGCAGATGAAACGACAGCCTCTGCTCAAACTAAGCAGCCATTGAAGCCTTTTCTCAGGGCAGTTTCATCCAAGTTCCTCCCTATAAACACAAGTTTGTTTGTACGTTTCTCGTCTGGCCCCCATTCCTTGCCCGGGCTTCCATCGAAAAGAGCATGGACTGCCTGTTAAGAGAACATATTGCGTATCAAAATTGTGTGATATCAAGACTTTGCCAAGGAACATCGagagttgaagaagatgatgaccTGGAATACATAGCGCTGCTCAGACCCACTCACTGACAATATTCCTTTCATCCTGTAAAGATCATCGCCTTTCTCTTCCACTAATGTATCGAGCCAATCATCAAGCTGAGTTGAGTCACCAGCCATAGCATGTTAACAACTTGGAATTGACTTCCAACTATAACTGATATTAGAGTAGGAAGAGGAACCCTTACATAATCGAGGTCTAAGGTCCCTTCGGAAACAATGCTGACACTGGAGACGGAAGAGTCATGTACATGATCTTTCCCTTTGTGATGATGCTCTGTAAAAGGATCTCAAGTTAAAAGAAACATACTAAAAAACAAGTAAGCCACTAAAGCTCGActggaaaaaagaaaatgtaaacCACTAAAGCCTGGAATCATAGCCAAGCCTACAATGGCAGGAAATGTATTCAATAAAGCAATATTCATGAACTGgtcataaactgaaacaaagGGAGAACACGATGACAGACTGGCCTAGCTTAGATTTGCTCAACTCAGCCAACTATGCCAAGAATTGATTGCCTCCAATAAAAAAGCATTGCTTGTATATAAGTTTACCTCAAGTCATTCACGGTTTCTCTTTTACATATGTTTTCTGTGTTTGTCTCACGTATCTCAACATAGAGTTTGGAATAAGAACATTGAACAATGTATGAAATCAAGACTAAAACTAGGCAAGTTATATCATACTCACCATGTCCAGTTTCATGATGATGAGAACAATGAGAATCTGATTTGACTTCAGCTTCAATCCTGCACAACATAATGCGTTTAAATATCAAAGGAATGGTCTGCTAACTATGATCACACCAATGTTTCAATTAGTGAAAGGTGAGatttaaaacacacacacacaaacacaacaacaacaacaccaGTCGCAATCAACGATTTCACTTTCAAAGAAGATGAAGTTATAATACCTGTCAAGATCATAACCTCCCACTCCTAAAACAAAGTCCATGTCAACTAACCCATATTTCGCTTGTTTTATTTGTGCCATCCCATTGATATGCTGAAAAATGAGCAAATATCATGCTAGTGAAACAAATAAGAGTGAACTAGATATTTAGGCCTTATACTTTTCATCTTAAGAACCTTTGATGATAAATTCTTACATAAAGaacttgaataaaaaaaaatacatacctTAACTCTTTTCATCAATAACTCCACTTCAGCCTCACTAGCTAAATCTGTCTGCCGATATTAACAGAATTAGATAAGTGCAAGATCCTAGAACTTATTGAAGCTTTCCAAAGGACGTATATTGGCTATAGATGAAAAGTATGAATACTTcatataatttgaaaatatccATACTTTGTTTATAATAATTCGGTCAGCAAAAGCGATTTGTTCGACGGCTTCATTCACCACAAATCTAGGCTTAACttcatttaaatgtttgattgcATTTACAGAATCCACTAAAGTAACAACCCCGTCCAGTTTCACATGACGTGAGAGAAGCTCGTCGCTGTAAAAGGTTTCAATCACAGGACCAGGTTTCGCAAGACCTAAATAAAAAACATCACCTCATCATATGTCAATTAGTGTGAATTAGACAGAGTCGTGAAGAGATGAATGGACAAAATAATCAACAATACGTAAATTCTACAAGTTTCTCTGCAAGGACGCAAATAAAAAATAGCACCTCCATACCGAAATTCATGCATTTAACATACCAGTTGTTTCAATAACAATATGGTCAAATTTGTCTCGCCTATTCTTCACCAACTCCAAGAGCATTTTGACAAGATCTCCACGCACCGTACAACATAGACAACCATTATTTACCATGATAATCTCCTCGTTGGATGAAGAATGGCTAGCAACTAGCGAGCTATCAATATCTACTTCACCAAACTGCACTCAGCATGTATCATAAGATTAACCTCAATATAGATAGTGTGAcattaaatatcataatttcCCAAAAAGTTCCTCTTGATTGATTCGTCTCTTCTCTTTTCAAAGATGACAAGCATCTAACTATATGATTTTGACAGAGCATCAAACTCTCTGCATCTTATCCTCGTCTTCGGGGTAGAGACACTAATTCTGGTAGCTCTGCTTAATTACTTAACTACTCAGGGAAATGAAATAAGGTATAGAATCTTATtattatacaaaatatacagTCCATTTTTCAGAAGTTGCTTAGTTATATGACAAGAAACGAGCAACAAAGCCATACCTCATTCTCTATGACAGCAATCCGCTTTCCATGTTGAGATGTCAATATATGATTCAAAAGCGTGGTCTGCATCGGTTTATCGAAATTACGACAAAGTTCAACAAACAAAAGAGCAGTATCCTCATACATTCAGCAGTGAAATTTAAAGAGATCGATACTATAATTCCACAAACTTAAATAGACAAACATTTCTCCTTTCAAAGGAATTACActgacagagagagagagatgtcgCATCGGAAAAATAGGCACGCCTTAAGAGTTGATAACGCACCTTTCCGGAGCCAAGGAAACCGGTGATGACGGTGGCGGGGACACGTTTGTCGAAATTGAGAGCGGCGGCGACGGAAGAGTTCAAGTTCTGAGTGATCGATTCGGATGCGTCGGTGGAGAAGCTTCTGGAAGGGAAATTGCTTCCCTGAGAAAGGAAAGAATTGAAAATTACGGGGAGATAATTAGCTAAGCGACATGGTGCGGGAGAGTTGAAGAGGGAGCGGGGTGTCGTTTTGGCTAGCAGGAATGCTACAGCAGCTGCCATTGGAGACTTTGAGATTGAGCTTACAGTTGCAGAGGAAGTTTAAACCCTAAACCCCAAAGGTTTTCTTAACAAATTTTTTAAGATGAGAGAAAcccattaaataaataaataaaaaaggttttcttttcctatttttcttttgtttttagaAGCTTTTTTGGTATAACAAATTTGGTCtataacatttcataatatcttttgagaTTCGTCAACtatgatttaatattaatttaactatttttttattattttcactatttttttgaCCAAAGTATCCTCAGCAATAAAGGTTATctactctctttttttttattaaaatatactctatttattccattaaaaattaaacgtttttctttttaggttgtcacactaaaaataaaacgtttcataaaatggaaacatctttatctctaatttttttatctctcttactttattctctcttcatcaactcataaaacaacactatataaaaacATGTGTCGATtcccaaatgttgcatatttaaggggacggagggagtactaatataatttatttcttcttctttcttcatcTCATTTCTTCTTTCTAATTTTTTCTTTCCCTTCACCATAAAAGACCCTATTCCAGAATACCTCAAATATAAAGACCCCAAAATATGTAATTTACTCTATATTCTTcattaaaatatgtaattttgtaccATTCAAAATTTCAGTCCAAACAAATCGCCGCCTCAAAAATCATAAACCTCATTTCAAcgatccaaaatcttgaaccAAGATACCCTAAATATTCAATCTTTCCATAAGCAATTCCAAAGAGAAGTGAAAGAGCCATGCATGAGGAAGTGTgttttgtagagagagagaggtgttgAATATATTGTTGTGTGGTGGAGGAGCATTGTTCATAAATTAAcatttgtctttatggcaaaggaaaagaaaaaagaagaaattggatgaataaagaaagaaaaataaattagacatattttaatgaaaatgagagggtAAATTGAATTGCACTTCATGGCtttaagggcattttcgtccgaaaattattgaaaaatagcgaaaaagtagttgaattgatattaacttatagttgatggaCATCAAAGAGATATTATAAAATGTTACCCACCAAAATTGCTCATTTaggatagttgatgtactaaaaaagatgttctctcttttttttaataccCCATAGGTTTTTTTAGCATAAttgtagaaaaaataaaaaagaggaaTCTACTTTAACCGATATGCCCTTAGGCACGGCCATACATAACATAGAAATCACACTTGGAAAGGGTGGACAATTAGTCAGAGCAGCGGGTGCTCTTGCGAAACTGATTGCAAAAGAGGGAAAATCGGCCACATTAAAATTACATTCTGGATAGGTCCGTTTGATATCCAAAAACTGCTCAGCAACAGTCGAACAAGTGGGGGATGTTAGGGCGAACCAAATTTAGTGGTATAATCTTATGGTttgttttttgctttttgttttgttttttttaatctccTCGAGCTTTTTTTTCCTAATATTTGGGCATGTAGTTGAAAGTGATACTATTAATGTATCATTGGTAGGCAAAGTTGCAACTGGGGGGAGACTCGAAAATTTTCAAGTTGACGTATTGTGAACTTCTCTCCATCCCATAGAAGCAGACTAATTGAGGttgacataaattttaatgcataactcgtaaaataagagagaaagagaaaaaatagttgaaattatgTAGTAATGGTGGGAcccataaaaaataaagtaaaagtgaggaAAAATTTTTGTCATAAATGAATATGGACTATTTGTATGGGACGAACggaaaaagaaatatgacttaTTACTATAGGacgagggagtataaaaaagtCTATGAACGATTGAGTTTGCATTTAATAAGTACTTATTGCTTTATTAATGGTTTTCGATAATGACTTAATTAATAACATTTGAAGTATTTTTACACTATTTCTACTATTTTTGCCCTTTCTTCActttttaactttgaaaaatattttagcatttgtgtttaatatttctaTCGTACCCTTCTCTTTAT
Encoded here:
- the LOC121756502 gene encoding P-loop guanosine triphosphatase YjiA-like produces the protein MAAAVAFLLAKTTPRSLFNSPAPCRLANYLPVIFNSFLSQGSNFPSRSFSTDASESITQNLNSSVAAALNFDKRVPATVITGFLGSGKTTLLNHILTSQHGKRIAVIENEFGEVDIDSSLVASHSSSNEEIIMVNNGCLCCTVRGDLVKMLLELVKNRRDKFDHIVIETTGLAKPGPVIETFYSDELLSRHVKLDGVVTLVDSVNAIKHLNEVKPRFVVNEAVEQIAFADRIIINKTDLASEAEVELLMKRVKHINGMAQIKQAKYGLVDMDFVLGVGGYDLDRIEAEVKSDSHCSHHHETGHEHHHKGKDHVHDSSVSSVSIVSEGTLDLDYLDDWLDTLVEEKGDDLYRMKGILSVSGSEQRYVFQAVHALFDGSPGKEWGPDEKRTNKLVFIGRNLDETALRKGFNGCLV